The Musa acuminata AAA Group cultivar baxijiao chromosome BXJ2-5, Cavendish_Baxijiao_AAA, whole genome shotgun sequence genomic interval CCTTGATCTTTTAGCAGCGCATCATGATCGACGATGCTGTATCCAGTCGAACGAACATGGCATAGTATTCATATTAGGACTCGAAAAGGTGCATAAGCTAGCTTGGATATGTAGATAGTTGTTGGCTGAACAAACAAGAAGAATCAGTTTAGAAACCAATATCTAAATGAAAAGAGGCTAAAGCTGTCGATTTCAGTTAAAACGTCTACACAGCTGAAACTAAGCAGTAAATTTTTTGACAATCATAATCGAGTGACAGACatgaaatccaggcaaagagaggTTCATGAATAAGGCTGAAGGATTTGGAAGAAAATGTTGGCCTAGAGTTGGGCAGTTGAAGGAGATGATTTCCATCTCATACATAGTTCATGATCTGAGAATCTATGCAGACAAAGGATATTGTCAACAGGAACATGATCAGTGCAAGGTGCACAAAAACACATGAAGTTTACCTCTTTGGAACCATGACTTTCGAACAGCTTTGTGGATTTTCCATTCATGCTTCTCTAGAAATTCATCAACCCTTTGTGATTGGAGGAGTAGAGGCCCTGACAGATCTACTTTCTCTTCTCGATAACCCTGAAAATTTTGGAGTCAAGTAGCAAATGATTAGCTAAGCGAATGGTATAGATATAGAAGAAAGTAAAAGAATGTCAGTAGCTGCATCAGTACCAAGCTCCTGTTCCTAGGCATTACTGCTCCTTCTGACAAATCTTGAGAACGATGGGTGCTAAAAGAATATACTGAGTCCTGAAAGTCTGGATGTATCCAATGCTTCAGCGTTGCATTTCTTGTCAATTCATAGGGCTTATGGCCTTTTGAGCTGGAATAGGGTACATGTTGAAGATCTCCATTTCCTACTCCATTTAACTTGAAAGTACTTTTAGCCTGTGAAACATTTGATGGGTTAAACTTTTCCAATTCGTCCTGTCTAGATCTGGATCCAGCATGAGATTTGATGTGTCGTTGGTCTTCTTTTGGTCTCTTTGTCCGTGCAAAGCTGGTAGAGGCAGAAACGTCCAGCAGCCCTGAGGAAGGAAGACCTCTTTGAGAGATTTGCTTGACATGTCTACCCTCATCTCGAAATGTAAGACTTGGCGTTGGCTGCAGATCaaccaataatcttttattatcATTTGCTACTGGAATCTCTCTTTTTTTGCCACTTCTATTCATTCCTTGAGCATTTCTTGAACCCTGCCAGAAACATGGAGTTTTTAATATTGTCGTGCCAATAAATACTACAAGATTTTTTTATTGCTTATATCGAACCATTTTGAAGATAACCATCTTTTAATTTTCATGCACAGAGAGAGACAAACCTCTTTGTGAGATGCTATCTTTGCTAGGGCATTTGATTCTCGTGAAGGCTTACGTGCTCTTGAAGGTTTTCTTGTGGCCTCTACAATGTGTGATCTGCTCTTGACAATCCTCCTGAAATAACAGAGTAAATTGATTAAAAAATGTTTGACAATCAAGTAAAGAATTGCTCTTTATGTAAAAGGAAAGGAAGTTGTGCTACCATCATATCAAACAAACAATCAGATACTTGGATGAACAACTAGTCTGAACATTTGAAAGGTAGAAAGAAAAGTTGTGCTATAGTCATATGAGTAATCAGATAGATGAACAACTAGTTTGAACATTTGAAAGGTAGCTTTTCTTTGCAAAATGAACGTCACCAAAGTAGTTTCATTAGTCAGTAGATAATTTCAGGGAGCAAAAGAAGCTCAGATTTGAAATGTTGTTGTCACTTACGGTGAGAAAAACTCAGAATCTCCCATCCTATATTAAATCTAACACAGCATGTTTTTGACTTAGTATGTTTTAGCTATTAACTAGCTGTAAACTAATCTTTTTTTGGTTTCATAAGCTTAAATGACAACCAATTCTTTAAAGTATATTAAATTCTTGATTATCCATCTGGTCATCATGTTAAAGTTCCAGTATATATCAATCCAGGTGCCTTTAAGCACACGAGTTACACCATAAGACCTGATAGAACCCGCATATAACAGTATTAAGTCTCAACTATGCTATCAAAAAAGAGACTATATCATGTTTTTTGGAGAAAAAGTTTATTGTCACCTTTGTGACTCCTCACGGAACTTTGCATCGATTTCTTTGTTAGGCTGGTATTTTGGCAAGCTGGATGGAACACATGCATAAGGCTTTGTCCTGAAGTACTGAACAAGCATGGGAAAAAAATTAGACCGTAAAAACTGACATGCTTTGTAGATCCTTAATAACATTAAAGCATATTATCATGAAAACCATATAGACAAGTGAGATAACAGAAGGCAAGAGGCTATGCACATTAGTGTGAAGCATAATTACTCAGGAAGTCTAAATCTGATCTTAGAATGCAAATAAACAACTCATAAGCCAGATTATACTTAGTTTTGATCTGTAAATTGAGAACCTTCTATATGCATGCAATGTGGTCTGAGAGTATAATCCTGATGACAGGGAATTAGCTTTTCTAGGAAAATGGTAATGCAACAAATCATTTTATCATATATTCTGCTTTTCTAcagttaattattaaaaaaagtctGCTCTTAATCATGATGGGGAGCATCTCTCAACAGATCAAACAATCCTTATTAGCAACCTGTAATTATAAATCTCACACAGAGAAGAATACTGAGAAGATATTATCAAAGTAACTCACTAGAGACCAAATCCTACACAAGTGTTTTACCTCAGAAGTAAGAGCAGTAGAAGCTGTGCCACGTTTATTGGGCTCAATAGATAGAAGTGTCTGTAGCAACTTAAATGCACTATCTGGTAAAAAGCGAAATGTCTCTCGGATGCAATTTTCATAAGGATGAGGCTTAAAAATAGTTTCACGGGGCAGGCTGGATTTGTTCCAAAATTCTTCTGGTGGAGAGCCACAGAGCTTAAAGATTTTATGTAGTTGCTCAACCTGAAGATACACAAAAATAATTAGAGCTTCAAGCTACTAATAATGGATTAAATCACCAACAGCATAGTATAGCTACCACCATTTAGCATTCTTTCCCCCGGTGTAATATAAGTGCCATACTGATTTGAGCATAAAGGGTTATTAAGATGGTTATTTAATATCCATGCTCCAAAAGAATGTGAGCTTTGCAACATGGTTCACCTCATGC includes:
- the LOC135612004 gene encoding protein IMPAIRED IN BABA-INDUCED STERILITY 1-like isoform X1, whose amino-acid sequence is MGCVASKNAAPLTPAFVSSGVSGTLETSGEFQSSPSFWNRPQLANYEFGDCSESGESGKMSSSGNSSVSFRLWNLNRSSEGEQIAAGWPAWLSAVAGEAIQGWVPLKADSFEKLEKIGQGTYSSVFRACEIETGRIVALKKVRFDNFDPENVRFMAREIQILRRLDHPNVIKLEGLITSRLSCSIYLVLEYMEHDLAGLSSCPGIKLSEPQVKCYMHQLLTGLQQCHSHGVIHRDIKCANLLVNNEGILKIADFGLANILDPKDKQPLTSRVVTLWYRPPELLLGSTDYEPSVDLWSVGCVFAELFFGEPILQGRTEVEQLHKIFKLCGSPPEEFWNKSSLPRETIFKPHPYENCIRETFRFLPDSAFKLLQTLLSIEPNKRGTASTALTSEYFRTKPYACVPSSLPKYQPNKEIDAKFREESQRRIVKSRSHIVEATRKPSRARKPSRESNALAKIASHKEGSRNAQGMNRSGKKREIPVANDNKRLLVDLQPTPSLTFRDEGRHVKQISQRGLPSSGLLDVSASTSFARTKRPKEDQRHIKSHAGSRSRQDELEKFNPSNVSQAKSTFKLNGVGNGDLQHVPYSSSKGHKPYELTRNATLKHWIHPDFQDSVYSFSTHRSQDLSEGAVMPRNRSLGYREEKVDLSGPLLLQSQRVDEFLEKHEWKIHKAVRKSWFQRANNYLHIQASLCTFSSPNMNTMPCSFDWIQHRRS
- the LOC135612004 gene encoding protein IMPAIRED IN BABA-INDUCED STERILITY 1-like isoform X2; this translates as MGCVASKNAAPLTPAFVSSGVSGTLETSGEFQSSPSFWNRPQLANYEFGDCSESGESGKMSSSGNSSVSFRLWNLNRSSEGEQIAAGWPAWLSAVAGEAIQGWVPLKADSFEKLEKIGQGTYSSVFRACEIETGRIVALKKVRFDNFDPENVRFMAREIQILRRLDHPNVIKLEGLITSRLSCSIYLVLEYMEHDLAGLSSCPGIKLSEPQVKCYMHQLLTGLQQCHSHGVIHRDIKCANLLVNNEGILKIADFGLANILDPKDKQPLTSRVVTLWYRPPELLLGSTDYEPSVDLWSVGCVFAELFFGEPILQGRTEVEQLHKIFKLCGSPPEEFWNKSSLPRETIFKPHPYENCIRETFRFLPDSAFKLLQTLLSIEPNKRGTASTALTSEYFRTKPYACVPSSLPKYQPNKEIDAKFREESQRRIVKSRSHIVEATRKPSRARKPSRESNALAKIASHKEGSRNAQGMNRSGKKREIPVANDNKRLLVDLQPTPSLTFRDEGRHVKQISQRGLPSSGLLDVSASTSFARTKRPKEDQRHIKSHAGSRSRQDELEKFNPSNVSQAKSTFKLNGVGNGDLQHVPYSSSKGHKPYELTRNATLKHWIHPDFQDSVYSFSTHRSQDLSEGAVMPRNRSLGYREEKVDLSGPLLLQSQRVDEFLEKHEWKIHKAVRKSWFQRGKKQGR